In Daphnia pulicaria isolate SC F1-1A chromosome 9, SC_F0-13Bv2, whole genome shotgun sequence, a single genomic region encodes these proteins:
- the LOC124312823 gene encoding mucin-22-like: MRRLIHTVLVGALVLVAAFGQAETRESLEQQQQQQSSTSNDQLQPDSNEKFKTANSAELHEKAIDTLILTTTEGLSISSETSVEKDSPKTSERVNVTANAEEPDDVSLEMGSLDGKTKVIVPVSKETVTVEAIAAQQAVNETASSDEVETTTTTQQVTIANRNPIANRLLQNRLTRLRTTTVRNVVSTSKDSDEESDSTGRTTTRPAKIAGVQAQQSDSGKRVFGRIRTTTVKSPTTTTAQDSKEDVVVATTKTVRNSPSDNRFSRVRATTAKTTTVRATTARASESSEREDTISTARPTTVRSSLVNRFSRLRATTTTAATTILKDSGEQVEIVTPSPSTTTPRSLPRNRFNSFRGTTTSKPVARDSDEQTEKVNAIQTTTTTARNFVPGNRFARLRTTTIGSTSTSIKTIANSDEEIEVTTMTPRSLRPANRFSGRVRSTTTARTTTVAKDSDEVVDSGIVSTTTVRSLTRGNRFRFSGLKPTTTPTTTTTQVSKSSDEQDDPVSGIQTTTVRNSNLRNKFIRTKPVRVTTTTTPKDSSAEDVDDKNGTLKLNSTSASNHTQVTTISALLIPSDSGEDDKFVNGTLLITTTARNLDSDEKIDSVINNNATQAPATTTGSSIFLKYFNRYRTTKASQDHSGSSDEEGVDRIINETSPTPRPNGLNRLHTAAASIPPVTNLTAPASQSSETSNLGRKDRAIIYSSAKSDNQLMTSTVSTAQVEIPSTTSAATTTTTTTTTTNGFYAFGSSDEMDDTSEDDDDDASRAPYFDPYYGVPLRETPAGVPPSPLEENSLEVDDVSSELEFNITAKPDDHSSEVAMAEMVPTKVSDVQHAVYLHPNMNDDDVSVEVIFSVASNQPYQQDVRNQTGMAQHGVHFVPAESDEGNEGSVEEKEGSGDVLEENNTNGQNSTTTAIQQETNPVKDSDEGNEASMEKGTNGQVPEENNMSESNTTMKVDETPQNSDENDDNSSLEIDLSKLTDIQRILTDIKTEEVILSPRVSPVTVTETPQFFTDAKPVELILETENLTTTIPPVPVTEARSQNDSLSRQPVSSDEVTMKLKELLANPVVQLRLEAIDGRLKSTKSARVKRLIEKYLAALAKLSTSGTSASVSSFSIFIPLLITCFLFGFS; this comes from the exons ATGCGCCGTCTTATTCACACAGTG CTCGTCGGGGCATTGGTGCTCGTGGCCGCTTTCGGACAGGCTGAAACACGTGAAAGtctcgagcagcagcagcagcagcaatctaGTACGTCTAACGACCAATTACAGCCAGATAGCAACGAGAAATTCAAAACGGCTAATTCGGCCGAGCTTCACGAAAAGGCCATCGACACGCTCATTTTGACGACAACCGAGGGCTTGTCGATTTCGTCAGAAACGTCGGTCGAAAAGGATTCACCTAAAACGAGTGAAAGAGTCAACGTGACGGCCAACGCCGAGGAACCGGACGACGTCTCCTTGGAAATGGGTTCACTGGATGGCAAGACAAAAGTGATTGTTCCAGTTAGTAAGGAGACCGTTACAGTTGAGGCAATTGCAGCGCAGCAGGCCGTCAATGAAACGGCGTCCAGTGATGAAgtggagacgacgacgacgacccagCAGGTGACAATCGCCAATCGGAACCCAATCGCCAATCGACTGCTGCAAAATCGGTTGACTCGTTTGAGAACGACGACCGTCCGCAATGTTGTTTCAACCTCGAAAGATTCGGACGAAGAAAGCGATTCGACCGGGAGAACAACAACTCGACCGGCGAAAATTGCTGGCGTTCAGGCCCAGCAAAGCGATTCGGGCAAACGTGTTTTCGGTAGAATCCGAACGACGACAGTCAAAAGTCCGACGACAACAACCGCGCAAGATTCCAAAGAAGATGTTGTTGTCGCAACAACCAAGACCGTTCGCAATTCCCCGTCCGACAACCGGTTCAGCCGCGTTcgtgcaacaacagcaaagacAACAACCGTTCGTGCAACAACAGCCAGGGCTAGCGAGTCTTCCGAACGAGAAGATACGATAAGTACAGCCCGGCCGACGACCGTCCGGAGTTCGCTAGTTAATCGCTTCAGTCGGCTGAgagcgacaacaacaacagccgcaACCACAATTTTGAAAGACTCTGGCGAACAAGTGGAGATTGTTACCCCGTCGCCGTCCACGACGACGCCTCGCAGTTTGCCCAGGAATCGATTCAACAGCTTCCGAGGTACGACGACGAGCAAACCCGTTGCGAGGGACTCTGACGAGCAAACGGAAAAAGTGAACGCCAtccagacgacgacgacgacggcccgCAATTTCGTTCCGGGCAATCGATTCGCCCGTTTGCGGACGACAACAATCGGCAGCACTTCAACTTCAATTAAAACAATCGCAAATTCGGATGAAGAAATTGAGGTGACGACGATGACGCCCAGGAGTTTGAGGCCGGCCAACCGATTTAGCGGTCGGGTTCGATCGACGACGACAGCTCGTACAACAACCGTCGCGAAGGATTCGGATGAAGTTGTTGATTCCGGAATTGTTTCGACGACGACAGTCCGGAGTTTAACAAGAGGAAACCGATTCCGCTTTAGCGGCTTGAAACCTACAAccactccaacaacaacaacaactcaagTTTCGAAAAGTTCAGACGAACAAGACGATCCAGTGAGCGGAATCCAAACTACAACCGTTCGCAATTCAAATTTGAGAAACAAATTCATCCGGACGAAACCGGTTCGTGTCACAACCACCACAACGCCAAAAGATTCCAGTGCAGAGGACGTGGACGATAAAAACGGGACTCTTAAATTGAATTCGACATCGGCGAGTAACCACACCCAAGTGACGACAATCTCCGCTCTATTAATACCCAGCGACTCGGGCGAAGACGATAAATTCGTTAACGGAACGCTGCTGATAACGACGACGGCGCGTAATTTGGATTCGGACGAGAAAATCGACTCGGTTATCAACAACAACGCCACTCAAGCGCCAGCCACCACAACTGGTTCTTCgatttttctgaaatatttcaaccgCTACCGGACGACCAAGGCCAGCCAAGATCATTCCGGCAGCTCCGATGAAGAAGGAGTCGATCGAATCATCAACGAAACAAGTCCGACACCGCGTCCAAACGGTTTGAATCGCCTCCACACGGCCGCAGCGTCGATTCCTCCGGTGACTAACCTCACAGCCCCGGCCAGCCAGTCCTCGGAGACCTCCAACTTGGGCCGCAAAGACCGGGCGATTATTTACAGCTCAGCCAAATCAGATAATCAACTGATGACGTCGACCGTTTCAACCGCCCAGGTGGAAATTCCTTCGACGACCtcggcagcaacaacaacaacaacaacgaccacaacaacaaacggATTTTACGCTTTTGGGAGTTCAGATGAAATGGACGATACCTCcgaggatgatgatgatgacgcaaGTCGCGCACCTTATTTCGACCCCTATTACGGCGTCCCGCTGAGAGAAACTCCGGCAGGTGTTCCCCCATCGCCGCTGGAGGAAAATTCACTGGAAGTCGACGACGTTTCTTCGGAATTGGAATTCAACATCACTGCCAAGCCCGATGACCACAGCTCCGAGGTGGCCATGGCCGAGATGGTTCCAACCAAGGTGAGTGACGTCCAGCATGCTGTTTACCTGCACCCCAAcatgaacgacgacgacgtctccGTGGAGGTGATTTTCAGCGTTGCCAGCAACCAGCCGTACCAGCAGGATGTCCGAAATCAAACGGGAATGGCTCAGCATGGCGTCCATTTCGTTCCAGCAGAGTCCGATGAGGGCAATGAGGGCTCGgttgaagagaaagaaggcTCGGGAGATGTCCTAGAAGAGAATAATACCAACGGTCAAAACAGCACAACAACAGCCATCCAGCAAGAGACTAATCCGGTGAAGGACTCGGATGAGGGCAATGAAGCCTCAATGGAGAAGGGAACAAATGGCCAAGTGCCAGAGGAGAACAACATGAGTGAAAGTAACACAACAATGAAAGTTGATGAGACCCCCCAGAATTCGGATGAAAACGACGATAACTCTTCGCTGGAAATCGACCTGAGCAAACTGACGGATATCCAGCGCATTTTGACAGACATCAAAACGGAAGAAGTGATTTTATCGCCGAGGGTTTCACCGGTAACTGTAACCGAGACGCCACAATTTTTCACGGATGCAAAACCCGTCGAATTAATTTTGGAAACTGAAAATCTAACGACGACAATCCCCCCAGTCCCAGTCACGGAGGCGAGAAGTCAAAACGATAGTCTGAGTAGACAACCCGTCAGTAGCGATGAAGTGACCATGAAGCTGAAGGAACTTCTCGCCAATCCGGTGGTCCAGCTGCGACTTGAAGCCATCGACGGGCGTTTGAAGAGCACGAAAAGCGCCCGAGTCAAGCGTCTCATCGAGAAATACTTGGCAGCTCTGGCCAAGTTATCCACCAGCGGCACCAGCGCATCCGTCAGCAGCTTCTCCATCTTCATCCCATTATTAATCACCTGCTTTCtgtttgggttttcgtga